CGCAATGTTTTCTGTGCCAGTGGTCTCGATTTTGTTTTCATTGCAACTGACACTTTGACATGAATTCATTTCAGTAAAAAGATTGTCCATTTTTGAGTTACTGCTTTCAGTTGTTTCAGTGGGTGGTGTGTCCAACTCAGGGTCACTACATTTAACTGGAGTTGCTTCAGCAGTTGAAAGATCCTTTTTAGAGTCACTGTCTGAAGAATTTATTGCTGTTCTCATatctgcagcagatgtttcagtAGTACCACTGGGGCCCATCTCaatatttgtttcattttgagTTATTTCTTTCACAGGAACATCCTCAGCTTTAGGTGCGACTGCTTCAGCACATGTTCCTGATGTGGGAACTTGCGTAACATTATAAGCCCGAGGCTTGGTAGGTTTAGGCTTAGTGCGTGCTTTACCTCCAACCTTGGGAACAGGTTTAGCCCTGACAAGGACAGGACAGAGGACAAAAACAGTTCATACAGCGTCATATGTGACTTATGACCAGTTTAAATAGTACTAAGTATAAATGTTTGTTTGGTACACCAAATGGTTAAAAAGTATTTATTGCAAAACTATTTTAAGAAGGTATACTAAAAATTCtcacacaaaaagaaaaaaagaaagcttaACAATTGTTATTTCCACACTAGGTGTTAAGTTTGACAACCTTAAATAGAGACCTTAAAATCATGCGTTTTCACTTACCCTTTAGCATCAAGTTTCTTTTTCATCTGTAATTAAGAGGATTAAAATCAAATTTAATTTGGATAATTACACTGATAACCATGTAACCCTGATGAAATTATTAGATTAATCCAAAAGTACCTGATCAGCAGTCTTCGGCATTTTGGCGAGTTTGAATGTGAGGGCATTATTCCGTACGATACATGGAAACTTGAGGAACCGACTATAAACCGACCTAGCAATAGCAGGGGTATCCATTGCAAAAATAATCTGAAAAGAAAATCGATGtgacaaatgaacaaaaaatgtaattttccagAACTGTTTTTTTGCACTCAATTTTAATTAATTGCTGATAGCCTTTATTTGTTCTACTGCAGCTTCCAATATACCTAAACCAAGCAATAAAATACCTGAAAAGACCAAAGGTTACTAAATGAGCAAATTATATCACTTATATCCTTACCCTGCCATTGAGGGGCAGAGAATGCTTATATGAACCAAAGCGTTTGATGAGGTTCTGAATTTCACCGACTGCATCGACTTCATTAGGCACATTACTGATGGTGAGGAGACGTTCAGGAAGCACAGCAATTTCCTGGGGCTGTATAGAAGAGAAAATAGGCTTAAACAAAAATGCCCACCTTGGAGCAGGCCCACCTCAAACTAGTTTAACAAGTATAAGAGGATTTCATTGATTTACTTACTGGCAATTTCTCCATCCCCATCAGTACTCTAAATAACGATTCCTGGAGGAGAAAAATAGGAAATCACTTATGATAACTAAGTCACTAACACATGATTCTGTTGTTTAGAATGAGGACAGTGGCAATGACATTCTTCTCAGGCAAAGGCTCACTGATCTAACACAATAAATGGACTGGTGGAAAATACTAGttgaaattaaatatttaaaagttaGAAAGTAATCAAGAAAAGGACACACTGTATGATTAAGGTCCACAGGTTGAGTCATCATTGTGATGCTTATCTCTTTATCTTGCAGTTTTGCTGGAGTGTCTGCATAAGCCTTCACCAGTGCTTGTGCTGCTTCTGTGTTAGGCATCTCCAGGTAGGCCTAAAAAGATGTTAATTTGTACATTATTCAACTTGTTCCCCCCAAATGAAGATTAAGCATTAATAACTCCAGTAATGTCCTTGTTGGTCTGAATGGCATCAGTACCTTTTGTTGAGTGAATGCTATGACTGGTGTTGAAACGAATCCATGGGGACTAGCAAGACTTTTGAGGGCGTCTTCAGTGACTCCTTCCTCTGGAAGACCAGTGATCTCAACTACGTTTCGCATCCAGGGGATCTCCTGTGGATTATAAAACAAgctgctttttatttttattttaaataagcaTAGCTTCTTGTTTATGTAAAATGCATAACATGCTTGTAAAGGCAAACCAACTGTAAAATGTACCTTCTTAACAGTCTTCTTAAAAACTGGGGTCTCACCTGAACCAAAACACAAAGAATTTAAGTTTTCTTTcctgacaaaagaaaaaaaagaaaaaagaaaaaaagaagaagcaggGAATAGATTTGATTCTGTGCACGATATCACAGCTCACCTGGCCCTTTTTTAAGGGGCTTTGACTTGATCAGATGTTTCCCTATAACTGACAGTGACCTCTTTGAGTCGTCTCTAGATTTAGCTGTTTGCGCCATTTTGCCCATTACCCCTTTTGCTTTAGATGGCTGGGGTGTTCGTATTGTGTCGTGGTCCTTTCTATGATGGGCAATAAGAACAGTCACTCTCATATATAATTCTTATTTATGGGACAGGTTTAACAAATCTTGAATTTTGTTAGCAATAAACATGAACACTTACTTTTTGACAAAAGGTTTCTTCTGATGTTTAGTTTGTTCATCTCTAGCATCCTAGAcattgcacatgcacacacacaagaaaacaATTTTATTTAGGATAACTGCATTTTCACAGCCTGACAACATAATCAGGAAACAAGGACACTGTGTAATTAGTGCAAAGCACTGGAAgctaaaacaaaaccaaaataaataaatacacataaaaaaaaatacataaaatacctTCTCCATACAGATTTCAATAACTCTGCCACGCAACTTCAGGTTCTGACATTTCTCCAAAGCTTTAGCATCCTCTACTTTCTCCATACACACTGATGCCTGACAAAGTAAAGGTTAAGGAACTAAATTAGCAATCCCTACTTTGGCCATAATTACCAATACATACAACAAAATTGTATGTACTGTcttgtttacatttaaattaattaatgaatttaaataaatatacacagaAATTACACTACAAAATGTAACATACCTCTGAAATGGCTTTAAGCAGTATGGCAGTGTGAATCTTGCCAAAGGGTTCAACTGCAGTCACTAGCTCTTGGTGAGTAGTACCACATGGAATGCCCCTTAGCCTAAGCAAGCAGGATGTCCCAGGACCAGCTGGCTTCTTAAATTTCTcactcttgaaaataaagaaataaagaaagaaataagcaaaCAGAAAAAATGATTGCAAGACCAGTAACAAAATTAGCTCCCTGTAGGCTCCCTCATCGACTACCTTGGTGTTCTTCATAGTGGAGGAGCTGATCTTTGTGGCAGAGAAGCTGGACTTGGCGGATTCACTTCTTTtagagggaggagaggaagatCGCTTCCAACTGCTGCTACTCTTTACTGATGGAAAGGAAGTAGTGTTTCTCTTCTTGGCCAACTCAGCTAGCAATGCTGGGGCCAATGATTGTACCATGGCCTTCAGAGAACTACTGTTTGTTACTGATGACAGCTCGGCtggatacaaaaaaataaaaaataaagtaagaatttaaaaaataaaacaaaaatatctAGACCATGTGCAAGTCACCACTGTTCACTAATCTTACCTGAGGACTCAAGAAGTTTTTTAGCTAATCTCTCACTGCTGCTTGATCTGTGCTGGCGAGGAGGACTGCTCCGACGAGGGCTCACTCTACGAGAACTCCGTACAGGTGACCGTCTACTATTGCTGTAGCCTGGTGATCTTGACCGATGTCCTGGAGGTGTGCGAGATCTCCGCCGGTATGTAGGTGAACCACCACGAGGCTTCCTGCGGGGGGATCGTGATCGGCTCCTCGAATGGGAGCGCCGATACCGGCGAGGGCTTCGAGAGCGGGATCGAGAACGCTGTCGACGACCAGAAGAGCCATGGTGACGCTTGGGGCTAGGGCTTCTAGAGTAGGAAGGGGAATGGACACGGTGTTTTGGACTGCGATGTTCCAATTTTGTTTCAGcgctgtttaaaaaaacaaaaacaatgataAAATTATGAATAAAATTAAACAATGAATTGAAAGTGAACATAAACAATAAAAGTGTCACTACTTGCCTAGTAACAGTGATTGCCTCTACATTCCAATCAGGATATCTattgaaacaaataaaaaagaaaaaaaacatttccagtTAAGTCAATAAGTGTAAATGTAGTTTAAAAATTTTCAAATGTACAAAAATGTATACTTACTGTTTTCTGAGACGCCTACAACTCTCAATGTGTAGATTTGTGTTCTGATGTTCAATCCAATCCTGAcaaagagggggaaaaatgaATCAAAGAAAGAACAGTGACAAAGACTAACGTTTATATTTTGCAGCACGCTAACATTTGTGTACATCTCAAAGACCTTTGGGTtctgtcttaaaaaaaaaaaaataaaataaaaaataataaaaaaaaacaacaaaaaacaaaaacattcacTGAAGTGAATTGCTTAACCCAACTTTGGAGCAATTACTAAAAAACGCTGTGTAAATGCATTTAACATAGAAATAATTATTACATTGCTGAATAAAATCTCACACTCTAAAAATCCATAATCTTTGACGTCAGCTTTATGATAAATAGATGAAATAAAGATAAACAAATCAACAAGTAACAATCAAAAAGTAAATTAGGAAAGTCAGTCAATTTGATGCTTAAAATGTCCTTTTCTGAAGTACAGTCCAGTTTTCTACCATAGGTCGTCTTACAAAAACTCCTTATTCATTTCCATGCAAATCGGTGATTCGGTCGGCAAAAAGGTCCACTGAGGTGTCTTCTCATAGGCCATCAACTTTGTTCATTAGCTCAGTCCAAAACTCAGAGATAAGAGAATCCTGTTCCTTTACAGCTGGGTCCACTTAGGGCTTCAGGAAACATGCAGTAGTCTTCTTTccaaaacaaaactgaaactgAGTAACCCATAGCTTGGAATAACCAGAAAACAGGCAATTTCTTCATTACATGTAAAAGCTAGCCTGatatttattacttttacacatttctattggcaaattatattacattaaccATTTTAATTTAAAGCAAAAACAAGTaaacttttttcattttattgatttgtgATTTTAATCAGTCGCAGTGAGGCAAACCGCAAAACAGTCACTTCACACATTATAGAATTTTAGACAACAAATTTAATACACGTTTCACAAATTAAACTCTATGGGAGGGATAGATACTCACCTTAATCTGGACACATTCTATGTTACATAGAGAGCATGTATGGGGAAAGATTCTTGGGGAAGCAGCTGAGTAATCATTCATCATGGTGGGAGTTGGCAGCCTCTTTGCAGCTGGAGCAGGAACTGAAGCAGGGAATGCAGGGGGCCAGGAAATTTTTGGGCTTCCAGAGACCAATGGGATCATAGGAGCTTGCGGCCCAACAGCAAGAGGAGGTGGCATCTGTGGAGGTCGACTGGCGGGTGATGGTACAGTCGAAGCAGTGGGCTGTCTTCCGGGGATTGAATTGGCACCTTGCATGTCCAAGCTCTGTGAAGTGGATCTTTGAGTCACTCCTGATGGCTGAAGCTTAGGAACCATTACTGAAGCCTTGGCAGGAACTCTGACAGCTGGATTTTGCTGTGGGTGCTTGGTTACATCAACACCACCGAAAGAAGACAGTGAGACTTCTCTGGTATACTTTGCTGACTCTTTAGTAAGGTGGTCAGGTGTATAGCTGTCAGATTTCTCCTCAGGAAAACCAAATTTACTAGAATGTCCATAATCAATCACCTTGCTCTGCCGTGGATCTCTCACATCAGGGTCAGGGACATTCCTCTTGGCTTTACGCAATCGAATATCTCTCAAAATGAAGGGCAGGTTGTCTGGAGTCAGCTGATCATCAGGGTAGTGGCTAAGGAGCTCAAGATCCTCGCTCGAGAGTCCAAAACTTGCCAAGATGCCGCTGGCACTCTCTGAGGTATAACGCGTAGGTGGGTGTTCTGGAGGAAGCTTGCTGTCCAAACCCCTTAGTCCTCCGCTGCTGCCGAAAGTTGAAGACTGGAACAGTCGTGTAGAACTAGAGGAATGACCTATAGTTGAGGAAGCAAAAAGTTTACCAGGAACCTGGTAACCACTCCAGTCCACATCTTCAGGCCGTCCTGCGACACTAGACATGGTATAACCACTGGTTCCTGGTGAAAGCACATCATCTCGAGGGTCCTTCCTTAAGCGAGCATCTTCTTGTTTTGACTGCTGCAGCATGTGTGTGATCAGCCGCACTTCCTCACGAGCACCACGAATGTTCATATCTATCGCAGCATCAAGATCCTGGGACATCTGCGGCTGACGCTGGCCCAACGGAAAAGTCATCTGCTGGTTTACCATCATTCCCCCATGAGGACTAGTCATGGAGTCAGGGCCAAGGCGAGCCGCCCCAAGGTCCAGACCAGTCTGTGACCCAAGACCATACTGCCCAGTTACCACAGATCTCTGACCACTGGAGAATGGTCCACCACGGGTATTATACATAGGATGGGACATGGTAACCTTGAGCAGGTTGAGCAAGCTCAGGGCAGGTGAAGCAATAAGAGGAGGCGCGACGTTTCCGGCAGCAATCACATTCAGCTGGTGCAGTGCCAACCGAGCCTTTATCTGGGCCAACTGGAGGGAGGCAGGGCCAAAGAGAGGCGGGCTCCCAAAGTTGCTCAGGGAATTCGTAACACAACTTTCCAAGAATAACGCAAAGCTGAAAAAAATtcaggaaacaaaaaaaaaacaaaaacaacacagacaGGGTTATTTGCTTACTGTCTTTAACTCTACACAGGAGGGACAAAAAGGCTGCGATATTTCTCCCTTTCCTGCCACGGATTTTTCTCATCAATTTCTTATTCAGTCGCATCTAGAGCCTATGTGGATTTAGCTTTTCTGGTCTTCACTGACATGAGGAAAACAGAAAGCACACAAATTACAGGACAGACAAGGGGGGTTATTTATGATAATATTGCAAAAAGTGAAGACCCCATTTTAGCTTGGGGAGGGGGCAAACAAAAATCTATAATGAATGCTTTGTGATTTTTGTTTTGAACAAAATCTAACAGGTGTTGTATAATATGCAGGGTATACGGAccactaaaaataaaatcaccTATAATTCAACTTGCCGTGAATGTTTGGCAGAGCTGAACAGTGCATTGTGTTCTTATTGTAATTAAGGTAAGATTTCACAGAGTGAAAAGCCTCTGATACACAGCCACTTCGCAAGCAGCATTGATCACTCTTCTGCAAACTTGTCATCCACCTGGGGGATTAAAGGCTACATCCCCTACAAGAATGACTTACttcacactgagcacagaaAGATCTGCAATAAGCCCAACAGAggattgtattaaaaaaaaaaaaaaacacagttgtgTACAGAACACACTAACCAAACAAGCGCAGGGTGCGTTGGGCAGCCATGTTGCGCATGTACAACGAAAAGCAAGTATGTCACAGCCCTTAAGCTTTATGCCGTATATATGGATGTGTAGTATGAAATTAACAAATATTTCTAAATTTTAATGGCCAGCCCTAACCCCAGGATTAggttttaagtaaaaaaaaaaaaaaaaggattggaGATGAAGGCGGGCAAACGTTCAGGACATTTAAAACTTACAAATGAAGGTAACATTTACTCACAAAGTGGCAATCCTGATATTTAGGCATTTCAATATAGActcaaaaagaaagaaaaaacttaATATCATTTGAGAAAGAAAGATGAAAAAAGAGGACACAAACTTACAGGTTATACAAACCCAACACTATCCCAAGCACAAGTAACACCCAAAAAATGGTGCAGGAATATTATTCCCAAAACGTAGTGTGCTTATGGTTACTTTGAAGTGCAGTGACTTACAAACCTTTGTAAAATCACCTCAAAGTAAAAATAAAGACCTTAAATTAAAGCGTTTTCAGGACATACACCAGTATTTCTAGTGCTACTAAAGTACAGACGCTTgtcatgctttttttctgcaaATGTAATCAGAAGGAAACCACTTCTAGATTACATAAAGcgaacatgacattttttaaCACATGGTATGCTTTCAACCACCTACCCTAAAACTACATGCAAGTTTTATGCAATAGCAATACAGCTGAAACTCCCACAGGGTTCAGTTGCtttctaataaataaaacaaaaacttgACAAAACTATTCAAGCACACTAGCCTCATAACTCATAAACCGCTTAAACAGTATATCTGAACACTGTACAGAATTTTACAAAAACCCTCAACATTGCCTTAACATAGGCAATGTCAACCTTTCAGCAAACACGGACTCTTCTGTAACGCCAAAAACATCACTGAAATGTGTAAAGCctttttattagaaaaacacacattagaCTACCTCTGAACAATTTGCAACTACGCATATATGTTTACCATCCCTATGCATT
This portion of the Salminus brasiliensis chromosome 9, fSalBra1.hap2, whole genome shotgun sequence genome encodes:
- the znf638 gene encoding uncharacterized protein znf638 — translated: MIKGNQKLSTQDGVASTITNNTNKQINHLALLARPDAPNCFALFLESCVTNSLSNFGSPPLFGPASLQLAQIKARLALHQLNVIAAGNVAPPLIASPALSLLNLLKVTMSHPMYNTRGGPFSSGQRSVVTGQYGLGSQTGLDLGAARLGPDSMTSPHGGMMVNQQMTFPLGQRQPQMSQDLDAAIDMNIRGAREEVRLITHMLQQSKQEDARLRKDPRDDVLSPGTSGYTMSSVAGRPEDVDWSGYQVPGKLFASSTIGHSSSSTRLFQSSTFGSSGGLRGLDSKLPPEHPPTRYTSESASGILASFGLSSEDLELLSHYPDDQLTPDNLPFILRDIRLRKAKRNVPDPDVRDPRQSKVIDYGHSSKFGFPEEKSDSYTPDHLTKESAKYTREVSLSSFGGVDVTKHPQQNPAVRVPAKASVMVPKLQPSGVTQRSTSQSLDMQGANSIPGRQPTASTVPSPASRPPQMPPPLAVGPQAPMIPLVSGSPKISWPPAFPASVPAPAAKRLPTPTMMNDYSAASPRIFPHTCSLCNIECVQIKDWIEHQNTNLHIESCRRLRKQYPDWNVEAITVTSAETKLEHRSPKHRVHSPSYSRSPSPKRHHGSSGRRQRSRSRSRSPRRYRRSHSRSRSRSPRRKPRGGSPTYRRRSRTPPGHRSRSPGYSNSRRSPVRSSRRVSPRRSSPPRQHRSSSSERLAKKLLESSAELSSVTNSSSLKAMVQSLAPALLAELAKKRNTTSFPSVKSSSSWKRSSSPPSKRSESAKSSFSATKISSSTMKNTKSEKFKKPAGPGTSCLLRLRGIPCGTTHQELVTAVEPFGKIHTAILLKAISEASVCMEKVEDAKALEKCQNLKLRGRVIEICMEKDARDEQTKHQKKPFVKKKDHDTIRTPQPSKAKGVMGKMAQTAKSRDDSKRSLSVIGKHLIKSKPLKKGPGETPVFKKTVKKEIPWMRNVVEITGLPEEGVTEDALKSLASPHGFVSTPVIAFTQQKAYLEMPNTEAAQALVKAYADTPAKLQDKEISITMMTQPVDLNHTESLFRVLMGMEKLPPQEIAVLPERLLTISNVPNEVDAVGEIQNLIKRFGSYKHSLPLNGRIIFAMDTPAIARSVYSRFLKFPCIVRNNALTFKLAKMPKTADQMKKKLDAKGAKPVPKVGGKARTKPKPTKPRAYNVTQVPTSGTCAEAVAPKAEDVPVKEITQNETNIEMGPSGTTETSAADMRTAINSSDSDSKKDLSTAEATPVKCSDPELDTPPTETTESSNSKMDNLFTEMNSCQSVSCNENKIETTGTENIAMIEFRDGVHFAKPESGDSVLPAVTTEETMSPIGATDQAEREPIKATEYAENVTMDPLENNEKDTVDTTESTEKAPMDTTEYGEKEAMNTAEHSENALNNTTEHGEKSPLNTASVGSCVQSDTTTGVENMSVEQDEAKDTRPVKDNMESPSEGQVTGNIASGESTLVLETEAQSVPIVASTPVSEVIEDDLKPQNAMAENEAQIQSDSKSTELVQTGSALQACDQSRLSDDGRPSSGPVPLNDMTLDFPPVTQEILKALEAAVHQCRLQSSLRRAEEEARQKNAAEKVTDKALASVKKLTPAERSSQTPKKAVGVGDNRKTQTLKGRKSQSSQSQTGDSETPEREYVSRHRRKNSPENMPPTTRRGGSSSSSTASRKSLSESSSVSKEHEEDSYKSRSTSRSTRSSRSASKTWKTESEPKEEEEELLPFNLDEFVTVDEVVDEPEEHSPLGSEPLPEPEISQGDLNVSTTVSTTKKKLSSSSSISKSPATRSKQVNKPLTSATSRRTRASTAAGTDSLKVLDVKCSKPATEMKDTEKLEVEETLKAEDVTSDILQDAVTVGTRLGEPEKTECAPTEESTPKPLSQDKDKKSNAEEESPLVQKGTTDIGPTCQLDSSVPLAKDGPHPASEVQETKTHAEHKPETAVHEKELQEEVNGEASKVPSQDALVTLDEVSEGEENFPDDEAEEEELLKRQAGENPEALLTVDEVGGDETEAEDQFEKELQGLVTLDEIVEEEDEDPFNPETLVTLDEAQGDEETDEQIKSKHPLSEVETPAMPEEPVESSGLDEDACHMEALNRMNFVTVDEVGEEEENEEKEEEEISVPRKVGRPKKRTLPVRKSRRRKKGKISDQTEETPERSKVEETLSVAEVSSSVTEPKDLDLKPELHNLREENSTKTEIPPSEKEGEKRSVEHEDVGRLSQTLCSESKTEKRGAIKEESKQRRDDEPQQEPESKRPCSEPSVTEGFVLPPFIPNNPIGMDFVVPKTGFFCKLCSLFYGNEETAKKTHCSSLRHYQNMQKHYEKLKSQSGNAPTPSSQSSASD